The sequence below is a genomic window from Planctomycetia bacterium.
CGTTCGGGGAGGAAGTCGGGCCGAGCAGGGCATGCAACTGCGCGTTCATCGTCACGCGCTTGGCTTCCAAGTCGGTTCGCTCGGAATCGAGCGTCATGCGCTGCCGCTCGAATTCGGTCCGGTCGAACGGCACCTGTAATTCGTTCCGTTTGATCTCGCCGGCTTTCGCGAGAATGTCATCGATGACGACCGCCGTCGCTTCGATAGAATCGAGCCCGGCTTCGACCTCAGCGAGGCCGAAGTAGAGTTTCAGCGCATCGGCGGAACTCTTGTTGCGTGCCTCGCGTGCAGCGGCGGTTTTGATTCGTTGCAGCGCGTGATGCGAAGCCTTCTGACAATGCTTTACATCATCGCAACAAACGGCGTTCTTCTCGCCGTCAAGCAAATTGCCGAGCATCGAATGGCGAGCCGCTAAGCATTGGCACTCGGCCGCACTGAGCGTCACGTACTCATTCGACGGCGGTGAAATCGATTCGACTTCGGATGCTGCTACACCCGGCTCGATCGCGATCTTGCCGCGAGCGACTGGCGAGAGTTCATACGTGTAATCGCTGCGCGAAGTGGCGCCGCTCCGAACCTTATCGTGCGCGCAGCCCAAAGCAGTCGTCGTAACGACGAGCAGCGCAAGCGATATGGCGAGCATACGATCAGGCATCCTTACCTCCGCGCGCATCGAAAGCGCGACGTTCGTAGGGATAAGATCGCCGGCCGCGGCTTCAAACTGGAGAAAATCCGGGGCTTTTAACGCCTGCATCCGGAGGCGTACCGTATCGGCGGAAATACGAAGCCGGCGTCGCGCGCAGTCGCGGCGACGCTAGCGGAAAACGGAGTCATTCGATGATTCTTCGTGAACCATTTGTCATCCGATTTCTTAGAGATTTACTTGGCAGTATCTTTCGGAACGTACTTCCACTCTTCATCGAAGAACCCTGCCGCCACGACCTTGCCCGGCAGCTCGTCCGTCGGCGGTTGCGTCGTGTCGATGAAGGCCCAATCGGGGAGCTTAGGATTCTGGAGCGAGTTCGTCCGGTCGACCGCTTCGCGAAAAGTGAGGCCGCTGTTGAGTGCGACGTACTTCTCTCGATTAAGCGGGTTCGGGTAGATCAACACCGGCACGACCTTCGTCGCATCGAACTCCAAGTCGCCGATTCCGACAACCTTGTCGGTCCAACGAATCGGAAGCTTGTCGAGAATTTTCGCGATCAACGGATTCGTGTGCGGCGTGCCCCAGAGAACGAGGTTACTCGTCGCGATATCTTCGTCGTTTACTTTAGAAGCCGATTTACGAAGTGGCTCGCCGCGCATCAACTCGCACCAGCGACTCAAGAAGTGCTGCGATTCGAATTCCGCCCAACGATCGATGCCGGCCCCGTTCGTCTTCGCATCCGGCGGCACAACGGTGAAGCGAGAGCGAAAGGCATCGTCGATCGGGCCTTGGAGAACCGGCGACTTCCGACCGGCGATGGCTTTCACGAAATCTTTCCAGAGGCTGTTCTTCCAGACGCCGTTTTCTTTGACGAACAGAAACGGCGAATCGATTGTTTGTCCGTCGACCTCGATTTCGGCGGCTATAGGCTCATTGATCGCGAACGACGAAATATTCTTCGTGCGCACGACGATCTTCTCGCCGTTCCTGACCAGGTCGATCCGCGAGTCATCCCAATGCTTCTCCAAGCCGGTCGCCAGGACGATGCCCATCTTGTCGTAGCGCAACGTCTTCGTTTGCAGCGAGGTTCGCGACGGGTTCTTATCGCGACCTTTGGAGACGATATCGGCAAGCCGCCTCTGGATCTCGGCAAGAGTTTCCGGATGATACTTGTGCCCAACGCCAGGACCGATCAAGTGCGGAATCTTCAATCCTTCCTCGGCTAAGGCTTGCTCCATGATATCGGCCGCGGCCTTTTGCTTGTCGTCGGCGCCGCTGTAGGCGATGACCGGAACGTTCAACAAATTGCGGCGGTAGTCGGGCACATCGTAGAGCCCCCACAATGTTTGTTCGTACGACGGCGGCATTTTGTCCGGCGTGATGTTTTGATAACGGCGCACATCGACGAACCCGGCCCCGGGATGAACCGCGCACCAACGATCGGCGAAATGCGCTCCCATGTGCCACGCTCCGGCTCCTCCCATCGAGAAGCCCGCCATCACGATCCGATCGTCATCGATCTTGTAATTCTTCGACACATCGGCGATCGCTTCGAGCACATCGATTTCTCCGGCGCTTTTAAAGCCGTTGCAGTAGCGCCCGAAGGGATGCAACACGATCGCATTCTCCGGCTGCAGCGGTCCCGGTGCTTTCGTGCCGAGAAATCCAGCGATGAATTGCAAGTCGCACTGCGTGTCGCCCCGGCCATGCAGCCAAACGTAAAGCGGCACCGGCTTCGTGAGGTCGAGCTTTTCGGGTATTACAAGAGCGTACGGTTGCACGGAGTCGTCGATGAGCGAGCGAAATCCGCGCACCACGACGCCGCGGGTTTCCGCCCAAGGTGCCTTACCGCTCGCGAGCGCCGCGGCCCGCTCCAGCGCGATCTTCTTCAACGCCTCGACCCGCTTAAGATCTGCGTCGGGCTTGAAGAACTCGTTGTGGCGAAGCGCCAGATCGATCGCCTTGCGAAAAATCTCCACGTCGGGCCGAAGCGCATCTTTCTCCGACCAGGGCTTAACGACAGGTCCCAAAGCCTCGTTGATCTCGGCTAGTGCGGCTTTCGCTTTGGCGAGATCGGCAGCGCCGAGCGGAGCAACCACCGGCGGCAACCTGCGCACGATCCACGGCGGCCAAGCTTCGGTTTC
It includes:
- a CDS encoding prolyl oligopeptidase family serine peptidase; the encoded protein is MMPLRKLLCAVSIAWGSLLGSDIATAAETEAWPPWIVRRLPPVVAPLGAADLAKAKAALAEINEALGPVVKPWSEKDALRPDVEIFRKAIDLALRHNEFFKPDADLKRVEALKKIALERAAALASGKAPWAETRGVVVRGFRSLIDDSVQPYALVIPEKLDLTKPVPLYVWLHGRGDTQCDLQFIAGFLGTKAPGPLQPENAIVLHPFGRYCNGFKSAGEIDVLEAIADVSKNYKIDDDRIVMAGFSMGGAGAWHMGAHFADRWCAVHPGAGFVDVRRYQNITPDKMPPSYEQTLWGLYDVPDYRRNLLNVPVIAYSGADDKQKAAADIMEQALAEEGLKIPHLIGPGVGHKYHPETLAEIQRRLADIVSKGRDKNPSRTSLQTKTLRYDKMGIVLATGLEKHWDDSRIDLVRNGEKIVVRTKNISSFAINEPIAAEIEVDGQTIDSPFLFVKENGVWKNSLWKDFVKAIAGRKSPVLQGPIDDAFRSRFTVVPPDAKTNGAGIDRWAEFESQHFLSRWCELMRGEPLRKSASKVNDEDIATSNLVLWGTPHTNPLIAKILDKLPIRWTDKVVGIGDLEFDATKVVPVLIYPNPLNREKYVALNSGLTFREAVDRTNSLQNPKLPDWAFIDTTQPPTDELPGKVVAAGFFDEEWKYVPKDTAK